In Oryza sativa Japonica Group chromosome 3, ASM3414082v1, one DNA window encodes the following:
- the LOC4333225 gene encoding probable WRKY transcription factor 4 isoform X3: protein MGNFEMSHQQALAQVTAEAVHSPYSMINQSDFSLPFSSTTTSVLASQHVNSSANVSSPREIPTLPSHTDNSNIESTEVSHGFQTTALTEDKPADDGYNWRKYGQKAVKGGEYPRSYYKCTHLSCPVKKKVERSSDGQITQILYRGQHNHQRPPKRRSKDGGALLNEADVSPEKEDASTRSEQGSQDYSGKFKASNDGGPSSSRRGDRGEQISGSSDSNDQGEEEVKVEGRATSDGNANKRHVPAPAQRIIVQTTSEVDLLDDGYRWRKYGQKVVKGNPHPRSYYKCTYQGCDVKKHIERSSQDPKAVITTYEGKHSHDVPAARNSSHSSANANVSSSSNLPHKDRGQRSSCRDGLRNASSVSSLQLKEESG, encoded by the exons GGGAACTTTGAAATGTCCCATCAACAAGCCTTGGCACAAGTAACAGCAGAAGCAGTCCATTCTCCGTACAGTATGATTAATCAATCAGATTTCTCACTCCCGTTCTCGTCGACAACGACTTCAGTGTTGGCATCACAACATGTCAACTCTTCTGCCAATGTGTCATCACCACGAGAAATACCAACTCTGCCATCCCACACAGATAATAGCAACATTGAATCAACTGAGGTTTCACATGGATTCCAAACTACTGCCCTCACTGAGGATAAACCTGCTGATGATGGCTACAACTGGCGGAAGTATGGCCAGAAGGCAGTTAAGGGTGGGGAGTATCCAAGGAGCTATTATAAATGTACCCATTTAAGCTGTCCAGTTAAGAAGAAAGTGGAGCGCTCATCTGACGGACAGATTACTCAAATACTTTATAGAGGCCAGCATAACCACCAACGACCACCAAAAAGAAGGTCCAAAGATGGTGGCGCTTTACTAAATGAAGCAGATGTTTCCCCTGAGAAGGAAGATGCATCAACTAGATCAGAACAGGGCTCCCAAGATTATTCTGGAAAATTCAAGGCATCAAATGATGGTGGTCCTTCATCATCCAGGAGGGGAGATAGGGGTGAGCAAATATCGGGCTCAAGTGATAGCAACGATCAAGGCGAGGAAGAAGTGAAGGTTGAGGGTAGAGCTACTAGTGATGGAAATGCGAACAAAAG ACATGTGCCAGCTCCAGCTCAAAGAATCATTGTGCAAACAACTAGTGAGGTTGATCTTTTGGATGATGGCTACCGATGGCGCAAGTATGGTCAAAAAGTAGTAAAAGGGAATCCTCACCCAAG GAGTTACTACAAATGCACGTACCAAGGATGTGATGTGAAGAAGCATATTGAGAGATCCTCACAAGACCCAAAGGCTGTGATAACTACATATGAAGGCAAGCACAGCCATGACGTGCCAGCAGCCAGGAACAGTAGCCATTCTTCCGCTAATGCCAACGTATCGTCTTCCAGCAATTTACCTCACAAGGACAGGGGGCAACGGTCGTCGTGCAGAGATGGTTTGCGGAATGCATCTTCAGTTTCTTCCTTACAGTTAAAAGAAGAGAGTGGATAG